The genomic window TGGATCTCAAGGGTTACCACGTCGATCGCGTCCTCGTCGAGGAAGCGGTCGATTTCGTCAACGAACTCTACGTGGGGATCACGATGGACCGCGGCGAGGGCAAACCCGTCGCGATGGTCTCGACGAAGGGCGGCGTCAACATCGAGGAGGTCGCCGAGGAGGACCCCGACGCCATCGCGCGCGAACACATCGACCCCTCCTTCGGGATGCACGCCTACCAGGCCCGCAAGGCCGTCTACGACGCGGGGGTCGACCAGAGCGTCGCTCGCGACGTCTCGAACGTTCTCATGACCCTCTACGAACTCTGGGACGCTCGCGACGGCTCCGACGCCGAGATCAACCCGCTGATGGTCACCAGCGACGACGAGGTCATCGCGGCCGACGCCGTGATGAACATCGACGAGGACGCGCTGTTCCGCCAGCCCGAACTCGCCGAGATGGAAGAGGAGGCCGCGGGCGGCGACGAACTCGAGCAGAAGGCCGACGAGTACGACTTCGACTACGTCCGTCTGGACGGTAACGTCGGCATCATCGGCAACGGCGCCGGCCTCGTGATGACGACGCTCGACCTCGTCGACCACTACGGCGGCGAGCCCGCCAACTTCCTGGACGTCGGTGGCGGCGCGAAGGCCGAGCGCATCGCGAACGCGCTCGACATGGTGTTCTCGGACGACAACGTCGACAGCGT from Haloterrigena sp. KLK7 includes these protein-coding regions:
- the sucC gene encoding ADP-forming succinate--CoA ligase subunit beta, yielding MKLHEYQAKQVFADAGIPTPASELASDVDGAVAAAEEIGYPVAIKAQVQVGGRGKAGGIKLVEDADEAREAADEILGMDLKGYHVDRVLVEEAVDFVNELYVGITMDRGEGKPVAMVSTKGGVNIEEVAEEDPDAIAREHIDPSFGMHAYQARKAVYDAGVDQSVARDVSNVLMTLYELWDARDGSDAEINPLMVTSDDEVIAADAVMNIDEDALFRQPELAEMEEEAAGGDELEQKADEYDFDYVRLDGNVGIIGNGAGLVMTTLDLVDHYGGEPANFLDVGGGAKAERIANALDMVFSDDNVDSVVFNIFGGITRGDEVARGINEALEQFDEIPKPVVVRLAGTNWEEGMEILNEDLVTVEQTLEDAVQRAVEYAGEVNE